In Bifidobacterium scardovii JCM 12489 = DSM 13734, the genomic stretch CTGCACATCGGCGTCGACCGTCGAATATTCGAAGGCCCGTGTGGTGTTGATCAGGCGGCAGCGCTTCAGCACGAGATTGTCGATGTAGCACAGGCCCTGCAGGCTTTCGATCGTGCAGTTCTCGAAGGTGAGGTTGCGCGAGTTCCAGCCGAGGTACTCGCCCGAGATGTAGGAGTCGCGCACGGTGACGTTCTCGGTGTTCCAGAAGGCGTCCTTGCTGATGAGCCGCGAATTGGTGACGGTGATGTCGCGGGCCCCGTCGAAGGGATAGTTGCCGACCAGCCTGAGGCTGTGGGCGGTGACGTTCGTGCAGTTCATGGCGAAGTAGTCGCCGCGCGCCACCACGTCGTCCAGTTCCACGTCGGTGCAGCTCCAGAAGGTCTCCTCGGCGTTGGTCAGGTCGGTGCGCAGCAGGGCGACGCCGTTGCAGCGGCGGAAGTTCTTGGGCGCCTCGATCGTGGAGTCCTCGACGTGGATGTGGTTCGTGTACCACACGCCGGCGCGCGCCATCTCGAACCAGGTGCAGCCGCGCGCGACGATGTTCTCGGCGTACCACAGCGGGTATTTCCACTGGAACGCGCTGTCGATCAGCTCGATGTCGCGCGAGTGCTTCAGCGGCGATTCGCCGTCGGCGAAGATCGTGTCGGTGTATACGGCGTCGTGCGCGAAGAATTCGGCGCGCTCGCCGGTCAGACGGGCCTGACGCACCTGCCGGCGCGCCTGATTGGCATTGCTCACTGTCATGCTCCTTGTGTTGTGCTGAGCAACAACCTAGAAACCTCAAGCACTCGAAGTCAAACGGAAGATCGTGTTTTGTCGAGGGCGTAATGCGTGGCGGCGGGACGGTTCCGATCCGGCCCGCCGCGAACGCCCAAAGCCGCCGATCGGGGGTTTGTGCCTGTGCCCACCCTATCGGTGGTAGGAGCAGCGGACGCGGCCGGCCGTGTACGCGTCCATCATGCGGTGGTAGATCTCCCGGTCGCCGCGCAGCAGCCCGGTCAGCGGCTCCGGGTCGGACGGGAAACGCTTCAGGGCCCGTGCGTATTCGTCGCGGTGGTAGCTCAGCGGCACCACCGGCACGGCGTCGATGCGCAGCAGTTCCTTGAACAGGACCAGCCCGGCGAGCCTGCCG encodes the following:
- a CDS encoding DUF3737 family protein produces the protein MSNANQARRQVRQARLTGERAEFFAHDAVYTDTIFADGESPLKHSRDIELIDSAFQWKYPLWYAENIVARGCTWFEMARAGVWYTNHIHVEDSTIEAPKNFRRCNGVALLRTDLTNAEETFWSCTDVELDDVVARGDYFAMNCTNVTAHSLRLVGNYPFDGARDITVTNSRLISKDAFWNTENVTVRDSYISGEYLGWNSRNLTFENCTIESLQGLCYIDNLVLKRCRLINTTRAFEYSTVDADVQGAIDGVVNPAGGVIRAERIDELALEADRIDPGATTIITGETPRE